Below is a genomic region from Candidatus Poribacteria bacterium.
GACTCGGCAAATCTGCCCACTGCGGTTGCGTCCGCTTTTTGAGTTTCGTGATATGTCTTTTGAGTTTGTATGCAGACACATCTTTTCCAAACATACGACGATACCGGCGTGCCAGCAGCATGATATGCAAATGGACACCCCACATATCATCAATCATGTTACCAAGTTTGATGACGTTCTTTTGACGCTGAAGTTTGAAACCAAAGGCTTTTCTCATGGTATATCCGTTATCCGTCTTTATCCCCTGATAAGTGGGATGGACCGACACATTGCCGAGGGGCAATGCTTATCATGCCGGTCCAACGGATACTTTAATTATACCACAATTTTACTGCAATTGTCAAGTATTTTCTTGACATAACCATAGGCGGTGTCTACATCCCCGACCTAAAGGACGAGGGTTTGACACCGAAGATTCTGCTAACAAAAATATGTCATGCTATTGACCAGCTTATCGAAAGTAGTGAGCCCTACAAGGGACTGTTTCCCTCAATTCTGCACCCGCAGACGGGCGAGATGCTTATGGAGAAACCGCCTAAGATTCCGGGACAACGGGACGGCGACAGGGCACATCTGGGTTCCAATTTGATTCACGATGAACCGTTGCTCGCCACGATGAACACGCTCGCTGAAAGTCAATCCAAACCGGAATACACTGAAGCCGTTGATCGATACCTGAAGCATTTTGCCCAGAATTGCACACATGCGGCAACAGGGTTATTCCCTTGGGGTGAACACGCCTTTTGGCAGCTCATTGAGGAACGGGTCGGGTGTTCGCGTAATCCGGAGGGTGGTGGTGCTATTCATGACCATCTACGTCAAGCACCGCTCTGGCTCTGGCAGAAACTGAATACATTCAATCCTGACTGTATCCAAAGCTTCGCCGACGGGTTGGATTATCACTGGACAGAGGGTGATGGACTTGAATACATACGGCATGCAAACATCGATACAAAAGCACATCTCGTTCGCGGTGCCCGGGCATGCGATTTCCCACGCCATTCAGGCTTCTACATCTTCGATTTGGTATTCGCATATACGCAAGACCAACGTCCTGAAACCCTCCAACAGATTCAGAACTATACCGATTATTGGTGGGAAAAGCGGGACACGCGTGGGCTTTTACGTATTGAGAGTCGCTCACCGACGGAAGCTGAACGGTTTTTCGAGAAAAACGCTCCCACACAAACGTTCTCGTTAGGGGTCAGCCTCCTGGAATCCGCAGCGTTGTTAGAATCGCTTCTACCCGAATTGGCGGACCAGATGCGGCACTACGGCTTGGTCTATATTGACGGATTTCTCGCCGCACCGCACAACCTTGAAACTCGCGAATTCGTGAGTCTCTGCGAGTGCGAGACGCATCGGATTTTTGAACGTATGTTAGCGTGGGGGAGTGTCTACGGCGCCGGAACCGTGTGTAGCACGGCAGTGCTGTGTCTCGGTGGATGGCGATTGACGCAGAATGAGAAGTTGATGGAATGGGCGCGTGTGGTTGGCAACACCTATCTCGACGAGAAATTTCCGGTCGATCGCGTTCACACGGAAGGGTTTAAGATTCCGGCATCCGATGCTGGTCTCACACTCAAGTTGTTTGCGGATCTCTACGACATCACCGGTGAATCGGTGTGGTTGGAAGGCGGGATTGAATTGGCAGAAACGGTGTTGGAGGTCTATTTTCCAGAGACACTCCCCTTCGGTGCATCCGGGATTGACTGGTATGAGTCGCAGATGGGAGCTGCGTATCTGATTCACGGCTTGGCACGCGTCGCACTGTTGGCACTTTCCCGGACCTGTCCACTCGCGCCCAATTACACAGCACGATAGAGAGACTGATAAACACGTTTGTAGTAGGGCGATTCATCGCCCGTTTGCATTACTGTATACAAATTCCATTACAAAAGAAAGGTAAATCATGTCAAGAATACCAATTGGTTTAGAATTGTTTTCCGTCCGAAACGAATTAGCAGAAGATGTCCGCGGCACGATAAAAGCGGTTGCCGAGATGGGATACGAAGGTGTCGAATTCGCGGGTCCACCGCGACATTCCGCAGAAGAATTGAAAGGCTTGCTCGATGAGTTCGGTCTGATCTGCTGCGGTTGGCACACCCCCTTTAACCTCGTCCAAGAGGATACCCTCGACGCAACGATTGAATTCAACAAGGTCTTGGAAAACCCCTATGTCATTGTTCCGGGTATTCCGGGGGAACTCCGTCAATCGCGGGCGGACTGGTTGAAATTAGCGGGGATTTTCAACGGCATCGCCGATAAGCTCGCCGCACACGGTATGGTGACGGGTTATCATAACCACCACGTTGAATTCACGCCCCTGGATGGCGAACTGCCGTGGGACACCTTCTTCGGCAACACGAACGAAGGCGTTGTGATGCAGCTGGACATGGGCAATGCCCTCTCTGGTGGTGCGGATCTCGTTGACATTTTGGAGAGATACCCAGGCCGCGCTGGCACCGTTCATCTCAAACCTTATACAGAATCACTGGGTGAAGTAGACAGACACGCGGGTTTCCGTCCCGTCATAGGCGAGGACAGTGTGCCGTGGGATGAGATTTTCCGAGTTTGTGAAGCCACCGGCGGCACGAAATGGTATATCGTTGAGTATGAAAGCGATGCCTTCCCACCGCTTGAGGCTGTCGAACGCTGCCTGAAGGCACTTAAGGGGATGGGTAAATGAGAACCTATTGTGCAAGCACTCTCCCATTTTCCGCTTTCCAGTTGACGGAATTTGTAGGTGGGTTATCCCAAAATGGCGTGTCTGCTATTGAACTCGCCCAATCCCATTTCTCGGAGGCGGACCCTGAAACTATCAATGCCCTTCGAGAAGAGACCGGGCTCCGTTTTAAATCTATGTTGAGCACTGTGGCGGTTGACGCGCCAGACGGACTTGAGGCGTTAATTGAAATTCTCGACACTGCCCAACGGCTTTCCATTCCAATGGTCAGTATTGCGAGTGGTGGAAAGGAAGATGCCACCGCCCGCGAGATTGAAACGATCATTGATCTTCTCAAAAGGGTCACCGAAGAGGCACAGGCTCGGAATCTAACCCTTATGCTCTACGCCCACGAAGGGAGCATGGCTTACAATCTGGAACGCACGCAACACATCCTCACTGCGATCCCCTCTGACAACTTCGGTTTTTACTACAGTCCGTTTCATTTTCATCGCGGTGGAGACGATCCCGTTGTCGCCTTACGCACTCTATCAGAGCGGTTGTTCAGTGTCTATTTCAACTGTGGTGTGGATTCAAGGACAGGCAGCGAGCCGTTCTGGGCACCGGAGATGGATTTTCCTGCCATCTGTCAAGAGATAGATCGTGTCGGCTACACTGATGAGATTATGCTTATCTATTTAGGGTTGACAGCGGAAACGCCACAACCGATTATTGCGGGAGTCGCAAACGCGCGGGCACAGTTGGAAAGCTATTTTTAACTAAGGATACCTCACAATTCCGCCAAGAGCCCGAGCAAACGCGCATTTTGAGCGAGTCATGACTCGGGCTCGATTTGTAAGTTGCTATTCCTACAATTCCTTTAATTTTCCCAATAGGTTCGTTATCTCCGCACGAATCTGTTCTTCGACAGACGACAACAGTGCTAACCGATACGGACCGCTGAGCGCATGGTTCCGGGGTCCCGCTTCATACCCCGCCTTCAACCCCAACTCGTAAGCCGCTCGGGTCGCAATATAGACCTCACTGCCGTTTGTGTAGCCAAAGACGAAGGTGTGTGAGAACGGTGAGGTCTCGTCGGCAAAGAGTTGATACTCCGAAAAGAGTTCATGCGATACAGATAGGAAACAGAGCGCATCGCCGACAGCAAACGCGCTTATGGGGAAGGGCAGGGTCCGCTTTTCACCGCTTTTCGCGACTTCTAACAGGGCGACATAACGTTCATCGTCAGGAAATTCTTCGATTAACTGCTCACATTCCGCAACCGATGGCGGATCTCGGAAGGGTAAACTGACCAACTTTGCACAGGCTTTAAGAGGGGCTGGGGGGATATCTTTCGCAGTCTTTAAGGCTTGGTGCGTCGCAAACGCGAGTGTGAATCCGGCGACATCGCACGCCTCAAACCCGCCTCGCAACGGATACCCGTTGATGTCCGCGGCGCACCCTTGTGCGAAGAGTAAAATGCTTTTCGGCTTCAATTCCAAGAAATTACGGAGATGTTCAACGGCATAGCCGGGGAAATCCGCTCCCATCTCCTCGCTCGACCAGTGGACAATCACCGGATGTGCAGCATGAGAGAACAGCACTGCGATGATGTCTCCATTTACATCGTAAGCCCCTAACACGTCAACCCATGGCACAACAGGACCCTCTGGGTTGGGTGCCATGGTAATATAGCCCTCGTCGTTCATGATGCGACGGTTGTACCCGACTTGGACGGGCGCACGTCCGACGCGTAAGGTCGCCGGTTCCAGCTTCCCCACCGCATCTTTTACCAAATCAGCCAAACAGGTCGCCAACCACGCCTCAGATGCTTCACTCATTTCCCGTCCGTCAACCCCCGGGGCGTTATGCGTATGGCTACAGTTAATGACGACATGCGCTGGCGGTATGCCTGTAGCATCCTGGATTGCTTCAAGTAGCACTTTGTTGTATTGCAGTGAAAACTGCCCGTAGTCGGCTGTTACGATAGCGAGTTGTTTCTCACCATCGGCGAGCACCAAAACGCGCGCATACAACTCGGCATAAACATCGGGTCTGTCCTTAATGGAGGTAATGACAGTTTCTGCGGCCCCTGCCATAAGGGTCGTCATAAGAAATCTCCTGGTTTCGTCCGCGACACGTCGTAAAGGGCAACGGCGCGCGGCGCGCGCCTGCTACTATGTCAGATCCGCCAGTTGCGGCATCACCTCATTCTTGAGGAGCGTCATTGAGTTCAACCACTGCTCTTTCGGCTCCCACTCGTGTCCCATGGCGAGTAAGACGCCAAAACCGCCGACTTCCTCATAGAGTTCACGTAAACGGTTTGCAACGTGATCAGGACTCCCAACAATCCACAAAGTATCTAACAAATGTTCGAGGGTCATGTCGGCATCGTCCATATCCGGATCGGGTTTGAAGTTACCCGGGCTAAATAAGTTGAACCAATAATCCCTAAAATCGCGTCCAAGTGTGCCCTCAAGTGCCTCTTTCCGCGCCTGTTCGGTAGTATCCGCAACGTAGACCTCGCGGGCGATACGCCATGTCGAACGAGACGGCGACAAGCCAGCTTTTTCGGCACCCTCTTCGACCGCATCCCAATGGGTCTTGATAATAGGCACATGTGCGAGATTAATACTCATCGGGATCCAACCGCGTTCACCCGCAAGCACGAGTGTGTCGGATTTCGCGGACGATCCCGCCATTGCGATCGGAGGATGCGGTTTCTGGTAAGGCTTCATGTGGACACTGACGATATTCGGACGGTCTTGGGGAATTTTAAATTCCCAGAAATCGCTTTTGTAATGTCCGGGTTCCGGGTCTGTCCAAATCTTGAGGACGGCTTCAATCCCTTCGCGGGTCGACTGTCGTCTGTCCCCGTCCGCCAAGAACATCTCCGCGTCGCTTGGCGTGGAACTCGACCCAACACCCCAAAGAAAGCGTCCATGCGTTTGATGGTCAAGTTGCGCGATGCGATGTGCAACAACGGCAGGATTGTGTATCGGCATACAGGTAATCCCGGTGCCAAAGACGATGTTTTCTGTCATCGCAGCCGCTTTTGCAATGAAGAGGTCGGGGGAGGGAATATTCTCCCATGTAAACGTAAAATGCTCACCAACATAAGCTTCTTTATACCCCAACTCGTCCAGTATTACCATTTGCTCAATATCATGATCGAGCGTTTTGGTGGTGTCGCTACCGGGTGGATGCAAAGGCATTGTGAAAAAACCGAGTTCCATATTTTTAATTTTCCTTGCGGTTCGGTCAGGTGGGTTTGATAGATAAAGTGTCTCTCCGTATACCTAGGGGAAATGCCCAAGCAAAAACCCCTCCGCTACGCTTACGGGCTACGCGTTTAGGTATAACGAACACCCTTTCACCGAAAACTCATTGTCACCGAAAACCGACTACTGACTGCCAATTCCTAAATAGATATGTCTCCGTATGCTTTTAAACTTGACAAAATCGGTAGTGCCTGTTATTGTTTTGCTGGGTAAGAGATTACCATAAATCCAAATATTTTTCAAGCGTTTTTGCTAAAACGCGAAATACCACGTTATGAAAATAAACCCAACGCCTCCGAAGGCTTTTTTGATTGACTTGGACGGGACGCTCTATTTTAAGGACGAACCTTGCCCCGGCGCAATTGAAGCCGTTAACGACTTACGTCAAGAGAAGTATCAACTCCGATTTCTGACGAACACGACTGCCAAAACGCCAAAGATGCTCCACGCGCAGATGCGAGATTTGGGGTTCGACATCTATGAAGATGAGATTTTTAAAAGGATGTAGTCGTGGTAGGCGATGATATTACCACCGACATCGTCGGGGCGGAAAGAATGAAGATGCGGAGTGTCCTTGTGAAGACTGGGAAGTTTAAACCGGATCATTTGGAAAATCCTGTCGCGAAACCGACATGGGTGCTTGAGAGTATCTCAGAGTTAACGCGTCTATTTTAGCAGTTGATATAAGAAGCACCGGAGGCAACACTACCTATGACAAACCAATTTATTCAAATGGGACTCGTTGGGTGTGGGTGGGCAGGCTGCCGAGCCATCGAAGCCGCCAATGCGACCTCTCGGCTTAACGTTATCGCAATCGCAGAACGCGACCCGATCCGTCGCGAACAAGCAGGCGATGACAATGCCGTGCCACACCGCTATGCCGACTATCGCGAACTCCTTGATAACCCCGACGTTGAAGCCGTCTATCTCGCGACTTCTCCCGATGGCAGGCTGCAGCAAGTGCTTGATACGCTCAGTGCAGGTAAGCATGTCTTAGTGCAAAAACCGCACGCAATTCGTGCCCCCGAAATCTTGGAGATGGAGACAGCCGCACAACGCGCAGGGAAAACACTCCAATTCTGCTACTTTATGCGCCACTTCCCGAACAACCGAAAGATTCGGCGCGCTGTGCTGAACGGTGCGATTGGAGACCTGTATCACGCTCGCGTCTTCGGGAAATACAACTTTATCCCTGACCTTGATGCCAACAGTCGCTGGTTACACGTCTACGGACAGAAAGGCGGTTCGTTAGGGCAACACTATTCGCACGAACTCAACCTCACGTGGTGGTGGATGGGATGCCCGAAACCGGAATGGGCGTTTGCTGCCAAGCACGTGCTGTATCCGCAATATGATGGGCCGGAGGGACCGGCAGAGGACTATTTCACCGGTATCCTCGGATGTGAAGGCGGAAAAACCATCCAGATCGATTGTTCTCGGATGAGCCACTCCGACTCCGCCAGCGTCGTTGAACTCTACGGCACCACCGGCGCAATCACGAACGGTGGCATCGCGCGATTTAAAGATGGCGAATTCGTCCGAGAAACCGTTGATGAACTCCTCGACATCGATCACGGTGAACTCCCTGAAGAGGTCCACGTCTTCTACTACGAACTCAACCACTTCGCCATGGCAATCGCAGGTGAGGTCGCTCCGGATGTCTCTGCCCCGGATGCGTATACCTTTATGCAAATCTTGGATGCGTTTTACGACAGTGCGAAAAGCGGTGAAAAAGTTTACATCGCCTCGGAGTAGCACCCTCTGAAATAACGTTTGACAAAAACTGTCTCTATTGTTAATCTGATACAATCTGTTATCATTTTTCTGTAGCCTACGGCTTTGACCTTACACATCATGGACACTTAGGAGACATTTCCGATGTATAAAACAGCGATGTTAGGCTGCGGGGGTCGTGCCCGTGAGCACGCAGCTGCCTATCGTTTCATCAAACGCGGGAAACTCGCCGCAATCTGCGATATGGACGCAGAACGTCTCAACAACTTCGGAGACGAGTTCGGTATCTCTTCGCGTTACACCGACTTGGATGAGATGCTTGAAAAAGAGAGCCCCGATCTTCTTCACATTGTCACAACCCCCGTAATTCCGAGTAGCAATGAACACATCCGGTATCCGTTGATGAAACAGGCCTCCGACCACGGTGTGCCAGCGGCAATTGTTGAGAAACCGGTTGCTGTTGAAGGTAAAGATTGGAAACAGATTGCGGGGTTAGCAGAAGAGACGAAAACGAAATTTGTCGTCAATACACAACTCGACTTTCATCCGAAAAATCTGGAGTTAAAAAAAGACGTCGCAGAAGGACGTATCGGCGAGATTAGGTTTATTGATGCCAGCGCGCGTAGTAGACCCTCCGAGCAGGGAGGACATGTGCTACAACTCGTATCCTCCTACATCGACAACTCGCGTCCGGTACGGATTCTTGGACAAATCTCTGGAGAAGAGAATTTAAATTCTGCTCCTGGGCATCCCGGTCCCCTACATGCGGTCGGGCATATTTTGTATGAGAACGGCATCCATGTCTCTCTTGCATTCGGAACAGAGATGGGACAAAAAGCATTTGATGACCCAAATGTCTACAGGCACAAACGTGTTTTTGTTGCTGGGACGAAGGGTTTCGTGCATTGGCGATTCAGCAGCTGGGAACGCTCAACGCTGGAAGGTGGCTATGAGGGCGGTTCCCTTAACTATGGAGACCAAGATGTCGTTGCGCAGGGCAACTTCACCGAAGCGATTTTTGATTGGTTAGACGACGAGAACAACGTCCATCCGACGCATCTCAAGCAATCGCTCGCTGAGAATAACCTCATTTTAGGGATGTACTACAGCGGGATAACCAACGAGATTATTGATCTGCCTTTTGAGCCGCCTGATGGGTTGATCGATATCCTCCGGGAGAAACTGTAGCAGAACTTACGTAATTTTGACTATAGCACGCTCTATTAGATTGCGATCCATTGAAAACTAACACGGGGTCGGCATAAAGATGCACAGGCTAACAGCCTATGCTACAAAGTGGCAGCTTGTGTTATCTTAATGACTTTTATAAGAGGAGATTCATCAATGTATTGGAGATTCATCAATGTACTCCCGAATTGAAACCAGTTATTTTTATATTTTCATAGTGTTCGTGTGCGTCAGTTCCTTTTTCTTAAGGAACACCGCTGCACAAGTCGGCGATGGACCCAGTATCGGATCCGCCAGTGAGAACTATGCCTTTGAAACGATCGAGGTTCCGGGTGTAGATTTTCTGTCGTTGACGGCAAGTTCCGATTTTGAGGATTATGCTGGCTACACGAAAAGTGCGGATGGTGAAAAGGATGTCGCCTTTACGCTCATTAATGGCGTATTTATGACCTACGATTTCCCGGGTGCCAAAAACACGTATTTCTATGCGCTTGGTAATGATGGACGCGCTGCGGGCTACTACGAAGATAGCGAGGGTTTGCACCACGGTGTTATCTTGGAAGATGGTGAGATGCGGCAATACGATTTCCCTGATGCTGTGCAAACCGAGATATACGGTATTTCCGACGCGACGGGTGTAATGACGGGTAATTGGATAGATGCTGCGGGTGTTCAGCGTGGATTTACAGGAGACACAATCCTTGAGTTCCCCGGGGCAACAGCAACATTCGCCGATTTTGTCAACTCGGATGGTAATTTGTTCGCCAGCTACATAGATGCTAATGGGCTATTTCAAGAATACGCATATTCCTCGGATGGCAGGTATGTAGCTTTCGAGCTCACAAATGCAGAAAATCTTGAATTCTTTTATGTACATGGTGTTAACGATGCACTAGTAAGGATCGCCCGAGGTAAAGTGTTCGGTGATGTCACACGCACTTATCGAGGTACATTTACTGACGGTCTGCGTGAATTGCAGTTTCCGGGTGCCGTCAGCACAGAGGGTTATAATATCAATCAGGACGGCGCTGTTGTCGGGTTTTATGAGACACCCGATGGACGTAGAAACGGGTTTATTGCCAAACCTATTGCAGTCGTTAATCAACCCGTTTTCCAAATCAGTGGTTTCAACTATACTTATGAGAGTATTGATGTGCCGGGCGTAGATTTTTTAGCGTTGACGGCGAGTTCTGACTTTGAAGATTACGCAGGCTACACGAAAAGCACCGATGGGAAAAAAATGGTCGCCTTTACCCTCATCGATGGTGTTTTTAAGACCTACGATTTTCCGGGTTCACAGAACACCTATTTCTATGCCCTCGGTAATAATGGCAATGCTGCCGGGTACTACGAGGATAGCGAGGGGCACCACCGCGGTGTTGTCATGGAAAATGGGGAGTTACGGCAATACGATTTTCCCAATTCCGTCCAAACCGAGATATGGGGTATCAGTGATGCGACGGGAGCAATGACGGGTAATTGGACAGATGCTTCCGGTGTACGTCGCGGATTCACAGGGGACATCATCGTTGAGTATCCGGGGGCAGTGGAAACATACGCTGATTTTATCAACGCGTTGGGGGGTATGTTCGGCAGCTACGTAGATGACGAGGGTACATATACGCCATACCTACGCGCTCCGGATGGCAGGTATGTATCTTTCACCCCTCCAACCCAAGAAACTTATGAATTCTTTTTTGTGCACGGTTTCACCGATACAAAGATTTCCGTTTCCCGAGGCAAAGTGGTAGGTGAGGTCCCCCGCACTTATGTCGGCACATTCCTTGGAGGGCTCCATGAATTGAAAGTGCCAGGCAGCGTTAGAACGGAAGGGTACAATATCAATCAAGACGCTTCCGTCGTTGGGCACTATGACTCCCCTGATGGACGCAGACACGGATTTATTGCCAGACTCGGTACCGAGGAAGAGAGCGATGCTTTCAGCAATGCCTATACTGTCACACTCACTAAAGGTTTGAACATGCTTTCTGTGCCACTGGTCCCCTGGACCCCCATGACTGCTAAGAGTCTTGTCGCGCTGACAGGTGCAACAACTATCATCACCCTTGATGCCGCAAGCCAGAAGTTCATCGCATGGACACCCAGTGCACCCGATGATGGTTTCCCCATCAAAGGTGGACAAGGCTATATCGTCAATGCGCCACAAACGCGAAACTTTGCTTTCGTCGGTGCACCGTGGACAGATCCAACCGAGGCGGCTGCAGCACCATCTGCCATATCCACGGAGATGCCCCAAGAAACTTGGGCATTCGTCGTCAGCGGACACTTGAAAGGCAAACCGGTTTATGACGGCTACACGGTCAGCGTCCGTAACCTCCGAACAAATAGTCTCACCACCACTTCGGTGCGAGGGGATTACTTCGCCGTGGCGACTGCTGACTTGGCGCGGCGGAGCGTTGTGCAAGCCGGTGATGTTATTGAAGTGAACGTCGCGGCACCCGATGGCAACGTTGAATCACAGACGCTGCGTTTCAAGGTAAAACCGACGGATCTCGCAAACGCTGTTTTGTCCGTCAGGCTTGAAGGTATCGGTCAACCGAGTCAGGAACTGTTGTTACAGAACTACCCGAACCCGTTTAACCCCGAGACATGGATCCCCTATCAACTCTCAGAAGATACTCCGGTATCCATATCCATTTACGATACAACGGGTAGATTAGTTCGCACGCTGTCGCTCGGTTTCCAATCCGCGGGCTTTTATAACGGTCGGAGCCGTGCGGCGTATTGGGATGGACGCAATGCCCTTGGTGAACGCGTGGCGAGCGGTATCTATTTCTACCAGTTGACGACTCCGTCTTTTCATCAGATAAAACGGATGGTCATTTTGAAATAGTTTGTGCGGTTTAACACTTGAAAAAGTTGTGGTGCTACAGGCATAATTTATACTATGTTATGCTAATTGATAAAGTGTTCATTAGACTTTATCAGATTGGGATGAGGTAGCACAAGCATACGATAAGTATGTATCGGGATAGAGAGTGCCCCTAAATTCGTCAATAGAGTCTCTACACAGGAAGTTAGACAGAACCTAAACGGACTCAAGAAGTCTGCAAGGTTGAGGAGATTAGGTAGTTTCTGACGAGACGAGCATAATCAGGTTTTGTGCCTTGAAACATTTCTGAAAACATTTTATCTATAGATTTGAAATCGTGCTAAAGCATGCAGACTATAGAAGTCTTAGACTTATGAATAAGAAATAAAGTAAAGGTGGTCTTTGACCTAAAGCGTCTATCGCCACACAAAACTGGCAGGTCCGTGTGCGGTGAAAGTCGCACGCACGGTTTGGAAGGGGCTGTAAGGGGGCACTCCCTTATGGCTACCTTACTTGGAGTTTTGACCAAGTCGGCGCGGTTTTCCGACTGCACCGCACTTCCAAAATTTACGATAAAAAGGAGACATTTTTGTGTATAAAACTGCAATGTTAGGGTGCGGCGGGCGCGCACGTGCCCACGCAGATGCCTATCGCTTCGTCAAAAACGGCAAACTCGCCGCAATCTGTGATATGAATGAAGAATTACTCACCAGTTTCGGTGAGGATTTCAGTATCTCTTCACGATACACCGATCTCGATGAGATGCTTGAAAAAGAGAAACCCGATGTTCTTCATATTGTCACGGCACCCGTGTTACGCGGCACCAATCAACGGATTCGGTACTCGTTGATGAAACACGCCTCGGATGCTGGGGTCCCAGCAGCAATTGTGGAAAAACCGATTGCCGTTGAGAGCGAAGACTGGAAGCAGCTCGCAGGATTAGCAGAAGAGACACAAACGAAGTTCGTTGTCAATACACAGCTGAACTTCCATCCGAAAAACTTGGAATTGAAACGGGATGTCGCAGAAGGTCGTATCGGAGACATCAAATTCATTGACGCGAGTGCTCGGAGTACCCCCGTCGACCAAGCACCCCACGTGTTGCAGCTCGTCTCCTCCTATATCGACAACTCGCGTCCTGTGCGCGTGCTTGGACAGGTTTCCGGGGCTCAGGATTTAGACTCCACGCAGCCCTCCCCTATGCATGCCGCCGCTCAGGCGCTCTATGAAAACGGACTTCACGTCTCTCTCGCATTCGGGACGGGTGTAGGGCAGAAAGTGCCGAAAGAGCCGGATGCGGGTAACCACACCCACAAACGCGTCTTTGTCGTCGGCACAAAAGGCTTCGTGCATTGGCGCTTCAGCAGTTGGGAACGCGCAACACCAGAGGGCGGCTACGAGAGCGGTCCTCTCGACTACGGGGAACAGGATGTCGTCGCACAGGGCAACCTCACCGAGGCCGTTTTCGATTGGCTTGACGATGAAAACAAACAACACCCGACGCACCTCAAGCAATCTCTTGCGGAGTTCAACCTCCTTCTCGGCATTTACTACAGCGGCGTAACGAATCAGATTATCGATCTCCCGTTTGAACCGCCCGATGGCTTGATTGACATCCTCCGAGAGAAACTCTAAAAAGTTGGCTTGAAATTAGGAATATTATTAAAGGAGATATTTTTGTGTATAAAACCGCAATGTTAGGGTGCGG
It encodes:
- a CDS encoding T9SS type A sorting domain-containing protein; translation: MTYDFPGAKNTYFYALGNDGRAAGYYEDSEGLHHGVILEDGEMRQYDFPDAVQTEIYGISDATGVMTGNWIDAAGVQRGFTGDTILEFPGATATFADFVNSDGNLFASYIDANGLFQEYAYSSDGRYVAFELTNAENLEFFYVHGVNDALVRIARGKVFGDVTRTYRGTFTDGLRELQFPGAVSTEGYNINQDGAVVGFYETPDGRRNGFIAKPIAVVNQPVFQISGFNYTYESIDVPGVDFLALTASSDFEDYAGYTKSTDGKKMVAFTLIDGVFKTYDFPGSQNTYFYALGNNGNAAGYYEDSEGHHRGVVMENGELRQYDFPNSVQTEIWGISDATGAMTGNWTDASGVRRGFTGDIIVEYPGAVETYADFINALGGMFGSYVDDEGTYTPYLRAPDGRYVSFTPPTQETYEFFFVHGFTDTKISVSRGKVVGEVPRTYVGTFLGGLHELKVPGSVRTEGYNINQDASVVGHYDSPDGRRHGFIARLGTEEESDAFSNAYTVTLTKGLNMLSVPLVPWTPMTAKSLVALTGATTIITLDAASQKFIAWTPSAPDDGFPIKGGQGYIVNAPQTRNFAFVGAPWTDPTEAAAAPSAISTEMPQETWAFVVSGHLKGKPVYDGYTVSVRNLRTNSLTTTSVRGDYFAVATADLARRSVVQAGDVIEVNVAAPDGNVESQTLRFKVKPTDLANAVLSVRLEGIGQPSQELLLQNYPNPFNPETWIPYQLSEDTPVSISIYDTTGRLVRTLSLGFQSAGFYNGRSRAAYWDGRNALGERVASGIYFYQLTTPSFHQIKRMVILK
- a CDS encoding Gfo/Idh/MocA family oxidoreductase, which produces MYKTAMLGCGGRARAHADAYRFVKNGKLAAICDMNEELLTSFGEDFSISSRYTDLDEMLEKEKPDVLHIVTAPVLRGTNQRIRYSLMKHASDAGVPAAIVEKPIAVESEDWKQLAGLAEETQTKFVVNTQLNFHPKNLELKRDVAEGRIGDIKFIDASARSTPVDQAPHVLQLVSSYIDNSRPVRVLGQVSGAQDLDSTQPSPMHAAAQALYENGLHVSLAFGTGVGQKVPKEPDAGNHTHKRVFVVGTKGFVHWRFSSWERATPEGGYESGPLDYGEQDVVAQGNLTEAVFDWLDDENKQHPTHLKQSLAEFNLLLGIYYSGVTNQIIDLPFEPPDGLIDILREKL